The Terriglobus roseus region TTAAAGGTCAGCCCCAGGCCCTTTTCAACCATCTGACCTGCCCGAAGACGTTTATTCGCTTTACTGGGGAGGAAGGTGCGGGAGCGCATTGCCAGGTGGGTGCGCATCGCATGGCGTTTGCGCGTATCTATGATTGGCTGGATGAAACGTTCGAAGGCATGTAAGTTACTTACTTCATAAGTAGAAATCGCCACTCCTGCACAAGAGGAGTGGCGATTTTGTTTCTGGGTCGTTGGTCACGTTACGGTAGTTGCTGATCCTGCGGATAATCCTTCAGTAACTGGTGATGCATGCAGTAAAGCGCGAGCTCGAGACGGTCGCTAACTCCTAGTTTGTCGTAGATCTTGCGCAGGTAATTCTTGATGACCTGTTCCGTTGTACCGACGTGATACGCAATTTCTTTGTTGCGCATGCCGCGTGTAATGCAGGAGATGATCTGCACTTCTTTCGGTGACAGATGCGGCTTGTTGCGCGGGCTCATGATGGCTGCCGCTTGTGCGCGATAAGCCTCAATGACCCACGAGACAGACTGGTTGTCGATCCAGGTTTCTCCTGCGGAGATCTTGCGGACGCACTTGACGAGAAGGTCAGGCGAGATGGCGCGCGGCACTACACCGCGAACACCGCGACGATAGAGCTCCACCGTCGTAGCCTCATTGGATTCAGTGACCTGGACGATAATTTTTGCCTGCGGTGCGCGACGGATGAGCTCGGGAATGGCGTCGACAACTCCGGCGATGAGGCTTCCTTCGAGGATGACGACATCGGCGGGAAAACGCTGCAATGCGGAGTAGAGATTGGACAGGGTTTCCGCCTGGGCGACGACGCGGATATCGTCTTCAAGAGCAAAGACTTTGCGGATACCGACTCGGTAAATGGCTTGCGAATCTGCAAGGATGACGCGGATTCCCTCGTTGGGAATGTGGTCTTCTTCAAAGCCGTCCTGCAGGGAACGATCCTTCATTTAGGACCTCCTGCAATGCGGTAACTATCAATGACCGCGCCGATTTGCTGACCATCTTGACTCGATCTTCTCCAGATGACTCGCCCTAGACAATGGACCACAGTATCAGCGGGGCCTCCCATGACTTCGCCTGGTAAAACCATCGTCCACGAGAGCTGGGCATTGATTGCAGGCGCCTCCGCCTGCGTACGGAAAAGCACGCCACTTGCAGAAACATCTTCCGTTTCTGCATCAAACGCTCCCTGCTCTGTTTCCACGCGCACTTTTAACCTGAGAGGAAAACGTACACCGTTCCGCATGGGATCAGCAGGGCTTCCAGATTGTTCTTTCTGTATTTCTTCTGAAGCCATGTAGTTACTGTCGTCACCAGTTACTGTAGTGTAAACCTTTTTCTGA contains the following coding sequences:
- a CDS encoding response regulator transcription factor — translated: MKDRSLQDGFEEDHIPNEGIRVILADSQAIYRVGIRKVFALEDDIRVVAQAETLSNLYSALQRFPADVVILEGSLIAGVVDAIPELIRRAPQAKIIVQVTESNEATTVELYRRGVRGVVPRAISPDLLVKCVRKISAGETWIDNQSVSWVIEAYRAQAAAIMSPRNKPHLSPKEVQIISCITRGMRNKEIAYHVGTTEQVIKNYLRKIYDKLGVSDRLELALYCMHHQLLKDYPQDQQLP
- a CDS encoding PilZ domain-containing protein, giving the protein MASEEIQKEQSGSPADPMRNGVRFPLRLKVRVETEQGAFDAETEDVSASGVLFRTQAEAPAINAQLSWTMVLPGEVMGGPADTVVHCLGRVIWRRSSQDGQQIGAVIDSYRIAGGPK